The nucleotide window TTCTGCAGGGCGATGTCAACAACCTGAACAGATGTATACTTGTAGTGGCTCCGCACACTCATAATATGGAATACATTTTAGGAAATTTCGCCTACTGGTCTTTAGAAAAGCCTTTAAAAATTATCATTAAAGATGCCCACACCAAAGCCTGGTATGGAAGTATTGTAAAAGGCCTTGGAGGTATTGGTATCGACAGAAGCCAGAAAAACGATCTTGTCAATTTTGTAGCCAATCAGTTTTCCAAGGAAGACTTCAGTCTTGTAATTACCCCCGAAGGAACAAGAAGCTGGGTTCCGAAATGGAGAAAAGGTTTTTACCACATGGCATTGGCG belongs to Chryseobacterium gleum and includes:
- a CDS encoding 1-acyl-sn-glycerol-3-phosphate acyltransferase, with translation MKKLIGKAMLKILGWKVVLQGDVNNLNRCILVVAPHTHNMEYILGNFAYWSLEKPLKIIIKDAHTKAWYGSIVKGLGGIGIDRSQKNDLVNFVANQFSKEDFSLVITPEGTRSWVPKWRKGFYHMALAAKVPIVLAAGDFKRKIVYLGYTIPYERIASVPFSEIMQEIQDYYVKNDIVPKVPANWNPNIMGTGNENDSVKQN